From a single Kryptolebias marmoratus isolate JLee-2015 linkage group LG17, ASM164957v2, whole genome shotgun sequence genomic region:
- the cep55l gene encoding centrosomal protein of 55 kDa, whose translation MTSKGAKETLVSKLGFKSSSSPSRAEAELEKVRKENAHLRKKIDEMAKRHIKPPESDKSKLLERILSLETLRERNNQQLLLKEQELETLRQQLSAKGGEVVASLQAQLEQRRRETEQRDAMFQSLSQETENLKNKLATVSARCQSLEAQAASGQVPPADSALQDQLRDALEKNQQWLVYDQQREVYVQSVVARTLELEQQLAQAKQQQTNRETSADASTNSPGAEKDSELKSHYDQLVLRLQKDLESQKDQTAKALQELNGEKEQALNAQAELRRQKEQVGRVQEEMSALQRRYEDKCSELSAFLGKYEEKSRELDEARIRLQAERLGNRHAANEERKVSERADRMRAELDSMEKSLEGERKRSAELLLQVNMLQKSLLSQNEERRRIAALEQQIQLSTKDSENEKIDRQSMQQQLHKVLQELRKARDQIAKLESARQTNARFSEPSSYDKLEFERLSVDDPRGPTSPSKVISLLDESFLECPKCRAPYPTSRHRELLAHIDDCFA comes from the exons ATGACTTCTAAAGGTGCCAAAGAGACCCTCGTCTCCAAGTTGGGATTTAAATCCAGCAGCTCTCCGTCCAGAGCCGAAGCGGAGCTGGAGAAAGTCAGGAAGGAGAACGCTCACCTGAGGAAAAAGATTGATGAAATGGCCAAACGACACATCAAACCACCTGAATCAGACAAAAGCAAGCTGCTGGAG aggaTTCTTTCCCTTGAGACGCTGCGTGAGAGGAACAATCAGCAGTTGCTGCTTAAAGAGCAGGAGCTGGAAACTCTGAGACAGCAGCTGTCAGCTAAAGGAGGGGAG gtggttgCATCGCTGCAGGCCCAGCTGGAGCAGCGGAGGAGAGAGACGGAGCAGAGAGACGCGATGTTCCAGAGCTTGTCACAGGAGACTGAGAATCTGAAAAACAAGCTGGCCACTGTTTCTGCTCGTTGTCAGTCCCTGGAAGCACAGGCCGCG AGTGGACAAGTTCCTCCTGCAGACTCGGCGCTGCAAGATCAACTCAGAGAT GCTCTTGAAAAGAACCAGCAGTGGCTGGTTTATGATCAGCAGAGAGAGGTCTACGTTCAGTCCGTTGTTGCTCGCACACtggagctggagcagcagctggccCAGGCCAAGCAGCAGCAAACCAACAGAGAAACCTCTGCAGACG CCTCCACCAACTCTCCAGGTGCAGAAAAGGACTCTGAGCTGAAAAGCCACTATGACCAGTTGGTTTTGAGGCTGCAGAAAGACCTGGAGAGCCAGAAAGATCAGACTGCCAAAGCCCTACAGGAGCTGAATGGGGAGAAGGAACAG GCCTTGAACGCTCAGGCTGAGCTGCGGCGTCAGAAGGAGCAGGTCGGCAGGGTCCAGGAGGAGATGTCTGCGCTGCAGAGGAGGTATGAGGACAAGTGCAGCGAGTTGTCCGCCTTTCTCGGGAAGTATGAAGAGAAGAGCAGAGAGCTGGACGAGGCCAGGATTCGGCTGCAGGCGGAACGACTTGGCAACAG ACATGCTGCAAATGAAGAAAGAAAGGTGTCTGAGCGGGCAGACAGGATGAGGGCGGAACTGGACAGTATGGAAAAAAGCCTGGAGGGGGAGAGGAAGAGATCTGCTGAGCTTCTGTTGCAG GTTAATATGCTGCAGAAGTCTCTGCTGAGCCAAAATGAAGAGCGGAGGAGAATCGCAGCTCTGGAACAACAG ATCCAGCTTTCGACCAAGGACTCGGAGAATGAAAAAATCGATCGTCAGAGCATGCAGCAGCAGTTGCACAAGGTGCTGCAGGAGCTTCGCAAAGCCCGCGATCAGATTGCTAAACTGGAGTCAGCT aggcAGACAAATGCCCGCTTTTCAGAGCCCAGTTCGTACGATAAGCTGGAATTCGAGCGTCTGTCCGTTGATGACCCTCGCGGCCCCACATCCCCATCGAAGGTCATCAGCCTGTTGGACGAGAGTTTCCTGGAGTGTCCAAAGTGTCGGGCTCCGTATCCAACCAGCCGCCACAGAGAGCTCCTGGCCCACATTGATGATTGCTTTGCCTGA
- the rbp4 gene encoding retinol-binding protein 4 translates to MLRFAVALCLLALSLAQECQVANIQVMQNFTKTRYAGTWYAVGKKDPEGLFLLDNVVAQFTIDSDLKMTATAKGRVIILNNWEMCAHMFATFEETPEPAKFRMNYWGAASYLQTGNDEHWVIDTDYDNYAIHYSCRVVDSDSTCLDSYSFIFSRHPTGLRPEDQAIVTQKKMELCLLGKYRRVAHNGFCENSGSIQP, encoded by the exons ATGCTCCGATTCGCTGTGGCCCTCTGCCTTTTGGCGTTGTCCTTGGCTCAGGAATGCCAGGTTGCTAATATCCAGGTCATGCAGaattttaccaaaaccagg TATGCAGGGACCTGGTACGCTGTAGGAAAAAAGGACCCAGAGGGTTTGTTCTTACTCGACAACGTTGTGGCCCAGTTTACAATTGACAGCGATCTCAAaatgaccgccacagctaaagGCAGAGTCATCATCCTAAA CAACTGGGAGATGTGTGCCCACATGTTTGCTACCTTTGAGGAAACTCCCGAACCTGCCAAGTTTAGAATGAATTACTGGGGAGCTGCTTCGTACCTGCAAACTGGAA ATGATGAACACTGGGTTATCGACACCGACTACGACAACTACGCCATCCACTACTCCTGCAGGGTAGTGGACTCGGACAGCACGTGCTTGGACAGCTACTCTTTCATCTTCTCCCGTCACCCCACTGGCCTGAGGCCAGAGGACCAAGCCATCGTCACACAGAAGAAGATGGAACTTTGTCTTTTAGGCAAATACAGACGAGTTGCACACAATG GCTTCTGTGAGAACAGCGGATCTATTCAACCATAG